In the genome of Trypanosoma brucei gambiense DAL972 chromosome 11, complete sequence, the window GCCTGCTGAAGATATTGTTTGGAGCAATGtgcctgtggtgtttggGTGTACTGAAATTTGTGGTGAGACGGTGCGACTCTTGTGTGGTTAAGTAAAGGAATGTGAACTGATTGTACGATATGCCACTGGTGTCGCTACCATTCACTGTCAACGAGCTTCAACCATTATTAGTGGTGTGATTTTAGTGGatataaataagaaataaatTTCTAgtgtgtgttttctcccgtttcctccttctttcatgTAGGCCAACTTTAGTGCGTATGTACGGAGGGATAATATTAGTGTTTAGTAATTTCTGCGTAAATACCTGCGGTTTCCTTGTTTGCAGCAACACGTTACCTTTCAACTATAGACCTCCGTTGCGTGCTACAATCGTTATTTGTGTATTATAATTAtctattttttaaaaattatatatatatatgtttgtttgttgtataACTTCGGGGAAGCGCTGTTTTGTAAGGCCGTGTTAGGAAATCTGTATTACTGGTAACAGTAGTAATAAATGGGAGATCGTCTAATTTGTGTGCGTCACGGGGTTTAATGATTATTGTGATGTGCGGTTGTATTGCTGTTATTTTCTGCATCTGATATGCTTTAGGTTTAAGTACTCAATACCTTCTCCATCCATATAgatattgtttccttctctttctctttctccttttctttcctttcttatatCTTATTCCTACTGCCCCATTGCGGTAGTGATAGCGTCAAGTTTATGTATGTTGTTGTAGTTGTACTTGCCGCGCTGCTTCGAAGCTGTTGGCTCACCAATGGTTTTACTGGATATGGTGTTCCGAAGTTTTTGGAGGACCTATTGCATATGTCCATGTTGCTGTACCGTTGTGTTTGCCTTTCGATGAACTCCCGTGGATTTGCGTGCtcgtgtttttgctttttgcttctgttaTGTGGTAATGGCGGATGTGTATACGATGGCGATATTCACATATATGTGATAAGGATGGTGCAGAACCGCAACCACTAAATACTTGCCTGTAAAATGAGCAGTATCATCCCCACTTAAGGAAACTGTAAGCTTAgtcacttccctcctttctctttctttttgtacgaAGGTTAAAGCCACAAGACTCTCTTACTGAACTCAGGCAAGTGAACAACACCGCACTAAACCAGAATCGCATAAGTTACATCCACTATCCATCCACTCGGGTTTAACTGAATTGCATCGCTGGATACCTTTTGTGTGCAATGGCTCTTGGATTTTCCTCTGCGGGGGAAGTGTACATGTACGCAACATGCATCCTTCTTGGAGTGTCCCTTCTAATGCCCCTTAACGCTCTCGTTTCCGCACCGCGCTTTATGGTGGACTACTACAAGTACGTATCTGGTAAAGAGGATGCCGAACCgaaccttccctttttctggaaaaatattttcacGTTCTACAATGTTGTATCGCTTGCGTCGCAGGTGATTGCTGGACCGACCGTTCTAACTCGTGCAGCCCGTCGACTTTCATTATCTGTGCGCTTTGCCCTTTCCATCACGTTGATGATGTCGGAGGTATTTGTAGTTCTCATGATGCCTGTGATCAAGGTACCTCAAACAGTTGCCATTGTTCTTCTCTGCCTTGTGACAATATTTGCAGGTATTGGGAAATCATACCATGAGGCGACGTGCTACGTTCTGGTGGCGTCGATGCCATCTAAGTTCATGTCTGCTGTTATGTTTGGAGTGTCACTATGCGGTGTAATAACGTCCACACTACAGTGCATCATCAAGGCATCGATGGAAGATACCTATGAGTCCGTGCTGACGCAGTCatacatttatttttcacttggTATTTTGATAATGTCCGCAACACTTGCGATGGTTCTCTGTCTACGATATAATTCCTACGCGCAGGAGCACGTTGCTGAGTACCGTATGCTCAAACTACAAGAACAAGGAGTAGATGCTGAGTCTCAAAATGATGAGAATGAACCCGTGGCTGAAGGtaaaggtgaaggtgaaggtaAGAGTGAGGGTGCCATGACGACAGCAGAGCAACTGACGGCAACTGCTGTTATGCCTGTCGTGAAGATTATCCGTATGATGTTAGTGACAGTCTTCTGCGGCTTCTTCCTCACCTTATTTATCTTCCCCAGTCTTATTATTCCCATCGATCGTGACCACAATTGGTTTGCGACAATTGCCATTCTGCTATACAACTGTGGGGATGCTATTGGACGTTTCTCCACCTCGTTCAAGTGCGTTTGGCCGCCCCGCCGTGCTCTGCTGTACGCCACCTTCGCCCGCTTCATTTTTGTTCTGCCCTTCATGTTATGCATTTACCAATACATCCCTGGCCATGTCGGTCCGTATATCTTCTCGTTTCTCCTTGGCCTGACCAACTGTGTGGGTGCCATGTCGATGGTGTATGGCCCAATAACCCCTGGTCTTGAGACTGCGGGTCAGAAATTGATGGCTGGACAGTTGATGGGGATTTCGCTGCTTTCTGGAATTGCCGCTGCATCTGTGCTCGCGATGATTGTGGTTATCTTCCTACCATGAGTACGCTTAATGGAGGAGCCGCTTCTCGCTctaactttcttttttatgtattaattttttgtaatttcttttttgtttttaatatataaaaGTATCTAACGTAATATTTTAGgtatttaattattttgtGGCTTTTggtgattttattttattgaagGCAAGTGCGGGTGAGGCAGCATAAACTATTTTGGGCTGCCTCAGTACGCTAGTCGGTTACTAAATTTGAAAATTTTGTCTTAGGACTGCTTCCCCGCTACTGGGTATGTTGAGGGAAAAAACGTCAGACACTTTCTCTCGGTACCTGGTGCGGTGTGTCCGGCATttacttcccttcctttttttttatgatgCACATTACGTTGCCTGCTGAAGATATTGTTTGGAGCAATGTGCTTGTGGTGTTTGGGTGTACTGAAATTTGTGGTGAGATGGTGCGACTCTTGTGTGGTTAAGTAAAGGAATGTGAACTGATTGTACGATATGCCACTGGTGTCGCTACTATTCACCGTTAATGGCCTcgaccattttttttttttgacattaATGGGgtaaatttttgtttttgtaaaaaGGCATGAAGAAAGTAATAATACTGGTATCAGTTGTAATAAACAGGGATTCACCTAACTCTCGTGTAGTTTGCGGTTATTCTGCTTGTTGTTGTACCTACTGTGCTTTAATGCAATGTGGTTGGTGGGTCCTTCATTTCTCTATCTTTCTCTGCttcttctttaatttttttcttatctctTATCCTTAATGTTTAACTGCGGCAGT includes:
- a CDS encoding nucleobase/nucleoside transporter, putative, with the protein product MALGFSSAGEVYMYATCILLGVSLLMPLNALVSAPRFMVDYYKYVSGKEDAEPNLPFFWKNIFTFYNVVSLASQVIAGPTVLTRAARRLSLSVRFALSITLMMSEVFVVLMMPVIKVPQTVAIVLLCLVTIFAGIGKSYHEATCYVLVASMPSKFMSAVMFGVSLCGVITSTLQCIIKASMEDTYESVLTQSYIYFSLGILIMSATLAMVLCLRYNSYAQEHVAEYRMLKLQEQGVDAESQNDENEPVAEGKGEGEGKSEGAMTTAEQLTATAVMPVVKIIRMMLVTVFCGFFLTLFIFPSLIIPIDRDHNWFATIAILLYNCGDAIGRFSTSFKCVWPPRRALLYATFARFIFVLPFMLCIYQYIPGHVGPYIFSFLLGLTNCVGAMSMVYGPITPGLETAGQKLMAGQLMGISLLSGIAAASVLAMIVVIFLP